GATTACGGAAGGTTTGGACTTGGATCCCTTTCCCGAACCATACAGTCTGGAAAGAGTTCTTTTTGCTCTTACTAAAAGATTCAGCTTTGCAGTCGGGTCTTGCGCGAGTTCGTCTTTGAACTTCATCGTAAGATATGCGGAAAGATAGATCACACCGTCAAAGGCCCAGTTCTTATCCGTATCCGGTCCTAAAAGATAGGAAGCCTGATCTACGGGTTCGGAACCGCTTTGCATGATATCCATCGTGTCTGTATACCAGCTCGCGGATTTTTGGTAGAGAAGGTCTCGGACCTTATCAAAACCCATATTCGGAAAATCGTTGTTCAAGTCGTCGAAATACCAAGCGCCTCGAACCGCACAAACGGCTTTTTTGGGGGTAGGTGCCACGGTGACCTTTCGATTCTGATAACATTCGATCGCGAGAAGATAGGAAGCCGCACCGAGAACCAAATTTCTTTCCTGATAAAAATCCAGAGGTCCGAGGATCTTTTCGAGGTTGGAGCGGCGCGTATCGGACTGGGAACGAATTTTTTCGTTTTCCTCCGAGTCTAACGTAGACCAGTCCTTGGAAAAAGCGGAATAAAGACAACGAGGGCAGACGCTGATGACATAATCATTCGGGCTGACACGACCGAATTTTCGATTTTTTTCGTAGAGTCTTCTGAGTTCGATCGTAAGTTTACCGGCGATGAGGCGACCGCCACCTTGGAACATATTTTCCTTTTGGTGGACTTCGTGACAGATCGGACAGACCGTATCTTCCTTAGCGCGGAATGAGATCTTTTTTCCTTGTGCGATTGCAGTGGCTGTCATATTCTTATCTTTGAAAAACCCGAAAAAAACAAGCGTGAGCTGTCAATTCGGACACCATTCTAACCGATAGAGTAGGAAGAAAAGCACTAATTTCTGTGTTGCCCCGGGCCTTGAATCCGGAGAAACTTTGGAAAAGGTTAACCGATGAAACGACTGATTCTCATACTAATAGCAATCTCCATTCTTCCAATTTCCGTATTTGGAGAGGCGGTCTCGAGCAAAGCCTACAAAAAAAGGGTGGAGTTACTGACTTATCTCCGCGCGATCGAGCCGATTGTACGCAACTACAAAGGCGAGGTTCCCGGCGGACAGAATCAGCAAAACGCGGGAACTCAGCCTGCGGCCGGAAGCCAAGCCGGAACAACCCCGGAGCCGGACGGTGACAGAGTGAAGAAATACAAGGAACTGAAGAGACTCTATCAGGAAGGTCTTCAGTATTACTTTGAAAACAATCACGTAAACGCATATAGAAGATTTTTAGAAGCACAACTCGGAACCGAAATGCTTCTGGAAGAACTTTCCCAATACTATGTGGAAAGAAGTGATGAAATTCTAAAAGCCGCGATCGAGAAGAAAAATCAAAACAATCCCGAGGACAGAAACCTCGTGGACATCGCGATCGAGTTGAGTAAAAATTCTTATATCGTAAAAGATATGACTGCGGATCGGGAATCTCCTCTTACGAGAAGAATGTACAATCCGAGAGACTTTCACTACGTAACCAATAAATACGCGATCGAGAAGAACATGGAGACCGGTTATAAGTTTTTAGGTCTTGCGAAGGAAACCCGAAACAATGCGCTCAAGATCGAAAAACATCTGGAAAAACACCAGAAATTACAACCAAGTCATAGAAAGCACAGGATCGAACACTATCTCGCGGCGATTCAACTCTGTAGAGACGCGAGAGCCAATGCGATCAATATCTTCAAACTAAAATATCCGTACGACAATTACTTCCTCTTTAAGAGCGACGCGAAGACCGAAGCGATCCGAGACGACGAAGGAAAAGCGGGTCCATCCGATGTGGTTACCTTACAAGGCGCGACGTATGACTTTTCCCAGAACCCGACTCTGGAATACGATCACAGAATGAGTCCTGTTTTTGATAGAAGAATTCCGGAAGAATACCGGAGAGACGCGGTAGACGTTTTGGAAAGAATCTACGATGACGAAGTCAAAAATAGAATCTTTTTGAAATGGGATCCTGAAAAAAGAAAACAATTGATGGGTGAGAAGAAGTAACCCAAAAAACGACGTTCCTTTTAGAACTTCGATTCTAAATAGCCGAATCCCGTTCGGTAAACGAAAGCCCGCTAACAAAAGCGGGCTTTTTTTATTTTCGTCTTTGGATTTTTCTTTTGTAGAATTTTCGTCGGAACTACGACTCCACCGTAAAAGTCGCGCGCCCCGCCCAAATTTCGGGTGGTGGGGTGGGTGGCGGAAAAAACCACGGCGGACTTTCCTTTATCACAAAATTCTAATTTTGCAATAAAAAATCCCCTTGTAGGAACTCCTAAAAAGGAACCAGATTATGATTGCAATTCCATCCTCGTCTTTCCGGTTTTTCGGTCCAAAAAGTTCGACGGGGGAGGCAAACTCCTCTCAAAGTAGATCGATTCCCGGAACAATTGGATTCTAAATTCCCTCGAAAACTAGCTTTTCTAAAAATGGAATCCTTCAAAAAATTGCTTTCGATGAACCCATTGAAATTTATGGAGAGCCGCTTAGGTCGCTTTCCAAAATCCTATCGCAGGATTGTCTTAAAAACGTATTTGATCACACTTCCCCTCGTCTTCAGCTTGGCCTTTCCCAGTCTGATTGCAGGATTGTTTTTCGCGATCATTCGCAACCAAGAGAAAAAGAATTTAGCCTTCCTTCGCGGTTCCGCCACTTGGGGTGGAGCGGTTCAGTGGATGACGGGAACCAAATTCCTAAAACTCGGTGAAATCAATATTCCTCAAAAGGGATATATGGTTTTTATCAATCACGTAAACGAACTCGATTTTCCTTACGATTGTCTCGTCGTAAACAAACCGTTTTTGGCAAATCAGGTAATCAAAAAAACTCTGATCGCCTATTGGTGGATGAAGGCGATGGGATCGCAGGTTTTCGAATCTTCGAAGGCGACTACGATTGCGGTATCCGTTCGAAATCTCATCAAGGGATTGCACAAGACTTCTTTTATCGTTTATCCGGAAGGACACAATTCTTATACCGAAGAAATTCAGCCGATGCAAAAAGGAATGATCAAACTAGCATTTGAAAACAAAATCCCGGTCGTGGTCGTTTTAAAATCGGGAATCACCGGATATCAAACGAAGGAAAGTGGATTTGTTGTCGCTTACAAACAAATCGGAAGTTATGATCCTACAAAGTTCGGAACCTGGGAAGAATTCAGAGATTTCCTCTTTGAAACGATGAGCAAAGAAAAGAAGAATCTGGACGCTTCCTTGTACACGGGAGCGCAAAAAGAATCGGTGTTGGCATCTTGATTACGAAACTTTTCATCGCCAATCGTGGGGAAATCGCGGTTCGCGTCATACGCACTTGTAAAAAACTCGGAATCAAAACCGTAGCGGTCTATTCGGATGCGGACAAGGATTCACCTCACGTAAAACTCGCCGACGAATCGGTGTATGTAGGCGAACCGACTCCTTCTTCTTCTTATTTAAATATTCCGAATATACTCGAAGCCATTCGTAAGACGAAGGCGGAAGCGGTTCATCCGGGATACGGATTCTTATCCGAGAAACAGGAATTCGCGAAGGCCCTTGAAAAAGAAGGAATTCTATTTTTAGGACCGACCCCGGAATCGATGGAGCTGATGGGAGATAAGATCAATTCCAGAATCAAGATGGAAGCCGCCGGGGTTCCGGTCGTTCCTGGATACAACGGTCAAAATCAGGATCCGAAAAATTTGGAGAAGGAAGCGCAAAGAATCGGGTATCCTCTGATGATCAAAGCGACCGCAGGCGGAGGCGGCAAGGGAATGAAGCGGGTTTATACGCCGGAAGAATTTCTTTCCTCACTCGAGTCCGCGCAGAGGGAAGCGCAAAAGGCTTTCGGAGACGGAACCGTTTTTATCGAAAAATACATCGAAACTCCGAGACATATCGAAGTACAAGTGTTTGGTGACAAACACGGAAACGTTATGCATCTTTTTGAAAGGGAATGTTCGATTCAGAGAAGACACCAAAAGGTGATTGAAGAATCTCCGGCTCCGAATCTTCCCGAAAAACTTCGCGACGAGATTTGTCAAGTGGCGGTAAAAGCCGCACAATCGATTCAATACGTCGGCGCGGGAACCGTAGAATTCATTCTTGGAAAGGACGGAAAGTTTTACTTTTTAGAGATGAACACTCGACTTCAGGTAGAACATCCCGTCACCGAATATATCACCGGACAAGATCTCGTAGAATGGCAGATCCGGGTCGCGGAAGGTAAAAAACTTTCCGATCTCACACAAGGAAAGTCGATCGTCCAAAATGGGCACGCGATCGAAGCAAGAATTTACGCGGAAGATCCCGAGAACAACTTTCTTCCGTCCACAGGTATATTAGAATATATTGAATTTCCGGATCGGGAATTTCTCAGGGTCGACACAGGCGTGGAAACTGGATCGGAGATTACCGTATTTTATGATCCCATGATCGCGAAGATGATTTCCTGGGGCAAGACGAGAGAAGAAGCCTCGGCTCGTTTGAAAGAATCCATCGATTCCACGGTGATTTTTGGACCGGTAACGAATACATTCTATCTTTCCGGAATTCTTTCTCATGAAGAATTTAAGAAAGGACTCACACACACTCATTTTCTGGAGGAACAAACGATCGCGTTTACTCCGGATCGTGAAATTCAAGCCGACGCGTTCTCGTTTGCCGCGGCCGCGCTTTCCGAAAAGAAAAAGTCTTCCGGAATTTGGGAAGCGGTTGGACCGGGAGGTCTTTGGTGATCGAAGAAAATTTTCGTTTTAGACACAGAGAGGAAGAGATTCCAGTAAGAGTTCGTTCCAGTTCTCCCGGAGTCACTTCCGTATCGATCTTGTTAGACGGAGTTGCTCACGATTTTCAGATCTCCAGAAATTTTCAGAGCGAAGGAAACGGCCTTTTTTCCGGACCCGGAAATCACTGGAGAATTCTTCGGAGAGGTAATCAGATCTTCATTCACTACAGAGGATGGAATACGAAAATTCTTCTTTCGAATCGGGAAATCCATCTCGAAGAGGGAAGCGGCGGTTTTATTAAGAGCCCGATGCCTGGCAAGGTCATTCGAGTGTTGGTTTCTCCCGGTTCCCATGTCAAGAAAGGAACAATCCTTGCGATCGTCGAAGCGATGAAGATGGAAAATAATATCCTTGCTCCGGGAGATGGGACGGTGGAAGAGGTCGCCGTATCGGAAGGCAGTATGGTTTCACAGGACGATCTGATCTTGAAGTTGAACCTGGTTGCTAATAAATCGTAGTTTTAGAATATTCTAAAACAGGAATGTTTTTGAAGATTCTTTCTATTCGAAAAAAAATAGATAACGATCTAAGGCTTTAAAGATTTCGATTTAAGATTCTTTCAAACAGCTTGTCCGAAGCGGTTTTTTCTTTTGTACAGCGATCTTATTTTTTTCCTGAACTTGTGATGATTTTAGATTTCCGCAGATTTCGTTTTGCATTTTCCAATTTTTGATGTGGGAACTCCATCCGTAGGCGCTAAAATCGGAATTTTCTCTAAAGCTCGAAACCGTGGGAACTCCATCGGTAGGCGATAAAATCCGAATTTTCTCTAAAGCTCGAAACCGTGGGAACTCCATCGGTAGGCGATAAAATCGGAATTTTCTCTAAAGCTCGAAACTGTGGGAACTCCATCGGTAGGCGATAAAATCCGAATTTTCTCTAAAGCTCGAAGCTGTGGGAACTCCATCCGTAGGTGATAAAATCCGAATTTTCTCTAAAGCTCGAAACTGTGGGAACTCCATCCGTAGGTGATAAAATCGGAATTTTCTCTAAAGCTCGAAACTGTGCGAACTCTTGCAGTTTTATCTTTCGGGTCATCTTTTTGAACGATGAACGAGAATGGAAGGGGAAAGAGTAGGAATTGCAATTTTTCTCGCAAGGTTTCTTGCACAAAAAATCAAAAAAAGGAAAATCCTTTTGGATTTTTTTGTCACCAAACCTGTGTTTTGCGACCCGGAAACTACTTTGATCGATTCTGATTTCGAATTCTCAATTTTTCAGAAAGGCCCTCAAGATTCGTAAATCCAAATCGAAAATTTGAATCGGTTTTCTTTTTTTCGGTCTTTTTCACCTAACTTCGATTCGTTGAACTGTAAAAAGTATTCTACGTTTCTATTCCTTGAGACAAAGCTTGGATTTGTCAGCTAACTCCCACCGGTACGATTTTGATTCCTTATAATCTGTCGTTTGTTCCTTTGGGGTATGTGTTTTATCCTATTTTCTATTTTTGATTGAATCGATTCCTAATTTATAATGTTATCTATAGAAAGTAGGGGACGCGAGTTCGTTGTTCTTTGGATTCGGTACTAGGCATATGAGAAACAGTAATCTTCTTTTTCTGAATTTTCTTTTTGTGATTTTCGGTTTCTTCGGATGCAACCCGGGACCTGGTTCCGATTCTTCCGGTCTCGTTGGCCTTCTCTCTTCCACTTTCTCCGGAGAAAATGGAACGCCGATAGGAGGAAATCCTCCTACAGGAGATGTTCCAGGTTGGGTTTCCGCTTCGGATGCGATATTTGCGGATAAAGTGGAAATAACGTGGGAACCCGTCGCGAACGCCCAACAATACAAAGTGATGCGAAAGGCCTCAAACGAAGCGGCCTTTCAACAAGTGGCAATCCTTTCGGGCACTTCCTTTACCGATACGGCCGTAAGTTCTGAAAAAACATATCAGTATGTGGTTCAAGCTCTGACGAGCCAAAATAAAAATACTCCTCAGAGTCTCTTTGACACGGGTTGGAAATCATTCTCAGCGGGATGTTCGGATACTCTCAAGAATGCGGCGAACAGCGGAGAGTCTCTATTGGCAAGACTGAATGGTGGTTTTTCCTCAGCCGGAGCGATCGCCGTTTTTAGAAAAAATCTTTTGGTCGGAGACTCCGCTGGAGTGGTTTTATTAAACGAAAACCGCGACTTGATCGGAATCTGGCCCGGAGTTTTTCCGAAAACGCTCATTGTAGATAAAACAAAGGAACGGATTTACGCCCTCTCTGGAAGAGATCTACTTCGTTTAACATCTGAATGCGGAACCGAACTTCTAACGAGTTTGCCCGATGATTCCTTTCCTACCGATTTGGCGATCGACACGACCGGAAATCTCTACGTCAGCGAGGTGAATCACAATACTCTAACGGATCGTATTTTTAAGTTTGATTTAAACGGAACTCCATTAAACACCTTTGATCTTCCCGGGCAAGGTAGGGAGCCGGTCGCGATTCACATTCATCCGGTGGATAACTCGATCCTCGTAGCGGATAACTTCGATTTCAATTTATATCGATTTCAAATAAACGGAAATCAATTGGTCCAAATTGCTTTCAAACATTTCACCGCGGGAAGAGTCATCGATCTTACGATGCCGGATTCTGTTCAAATTATAGTTGTGATTCAATACAACGGAAATCCACCCGGGCCGATGTTGATCCGAAATCATAACGGAATGGGAGCCGGATCAGTAGATATTCCTTTTTTCGGTTCGGTTTTTACTGCTTCCACAATCAATGCGGTCACATTCGATTCTGAATCGTTCCAACTATTGGCGACTGGATCGGATCAATCGATCTTAGGATGTTCGTATCCTACCTTTAGTAGCTGTCAAAAAACACTGAGTGGGCTTTCTCCTTCCCAAGGTGTTACGGATTCGAACGGTAATATTTACATATTAAATTCTTCTTATATATCAAAACTAAACTCGAATGGAGCTCATCTCGGAGTCTTTCCGCTTCCTAATTTCGCGGGGTTATCGATTTTAGGATTGGATCTTGAATTGGATCGGGATTTCTTATACGTCTCAGCAAAAAATTTCGATTTTCAAAAAACGGTTCTTCTCAAGGTGAAAACCGATTTTTCAACGTTCACATCTCGAGAAATAGAAAATTCAAACGCGTTTTTTTCTCCGCAGATTGCGGTTTCTGAATCTAAAATATACAACGATATTATTTCGGGAGATCTATCCAGCGCAAGGATCCGTTATGCGCCCATTGAAGGTGGAACGAATCAGTCCTACGAGAACGTATTCAACACCTTTTTTATCAGCGATGTCTTCTCCTTGGAGACGGACAACGCAGGCCATCTCTACTATCACCTAACAGACTTTGACGAAGAGCTCAATCAGTTGGGAAGAATTCTCAGATTCGATTTGGATACGTTGGGATGGAAGGCCCTGGATTCAAGCGCTTATGATA
Above is a genomic segment from Leptospira stimsonii containing:
- a CDS encoding acetyl-CoA carboxylase biotin carboxyl carrier protein subunit — protein: MIEENFRFRHREEEIPVRVRSSSPGVTSVSILLDGVAHDFQISRNFQSEGNGLFSGPGNHWRILRRGNQIFIHYRGWNTKILLSNREIHLEEGSGGFIKSPMPGKVIRVLVSPGSHVKKGTILAIVEAMKMENNILAPGDGTVEEVAVSEGSMVSQDDLILKLNLVANKS
- a CDS encoding acetyl-CoA carboxylase biotin carboxylase subunit, which produces MITKLFIANRGEIAVRVIRTCKKLGIKTVAVYSDADKDSPHVKLADESVYVGEPTPSSSYLNIPNILEAIRKTKAEAVHPGYGFLSEKQEFAKALEKEGILFLGPTPESMELMGDKINSRIKMEAAGVPVVPGYNGQNQDPKNLEKEAQRIGYPLMIKATAGGGGKGMKRVYTPEEFLSSLESAQREAQKAFGDGTVFIEKYIETPRHIEVQVFGDKHGNVMHLFERECSIQRRHQKVIEESPAPNLPEKLRDEICQVAVKAAQSIQYVGAGTVEFILGKDGKFYFLEMNTRLQVEHPVTEYITGQDLVEWQIRVAEGKKLSDLTQGKSIVQNGHAIEARIYAEDPENNFLPSTGILEYIEFPDREFLRVDTGVETGSEITVFYDPMIAKMISWGKTREEASARLKESIDSTVIFGPVTNTFYLSGILSHEEFKKGLTHTHFLEEQTIAFTPDREIQADAFSFAAAALSEKKKSSGIWEAVGPGGLW
- a CDS encoding LIC11274 family protein, producing the protein MKRLILILIAISILPISVFGEAVSSKAYKKRVELLTYLRAIEPIVRNYKGEVPGGQNQQNAGTQPAAGSQAGTTPEPDGDRVKKYKELKRLYQEGLQYYFENNHVNAYRRFLEAQLGTEMLLEELSQYYVERSDEILKAAIEKKNQNNPEDRNLVDIAIELSKNSYIVKDMTADRESPLTRRMYNPRDFHYVTNKYAIEKNMETGYKFLGLAKETRNNALKIEKHLEKHQKLQPSHRKHRIEHYLAAIQLCRDARANAINIFKLKYPYDNYFLFKSDAKTEAIRDDEGKAGPSDVVTLQGATYDFSQNPTLEYDHRMSPVFDRRIPEEYRRDAVDVLERIYDDEVKNRIFLKWDPEKRKQLMGEKK
- a CDS encoding DUF2225 domain-containing protein, with product MTATAIAQGKKISFRAKEDTVCPICHEVHQKENMFQGGGRLIAGKLTIELRRLYEKNRKFGRVSPNDYVISVCPRCLYSAFSKDWSTLDSEENEKIRSQSDTRRSNLEKILGPLDFYQERNLVLGAASYLLAIECYQNRKVTVAPTPKKAVCAVRGAWYFDDLNNDFPNMGFDKVRDLLYQKSASWYTDTMDIMQSGSEPVDQASYLLGPDTDKNWAFDGVIYLSAYLTMKFKDELAQDPTAKLNLLVRAKRTLSRLYGSGKGSKSKPSVIIDMAKELYDEYNKIIEEMGGEK
- a CDS encoding lysophospholipid acyltransferase family protein codes for the protein MNPLKFMESRLGRFPKSYRRIVLKTYLITLPLVFSLAFPSLIAGLFFAIIRNQEKKNLAFLRGSATWGGAVQWMTGTKFLKLGEINIPQKGYMVFINHVNELDFPYDCLVVNKPFLANQVIKKTLIAYWWMKAMGSQVFESSKATTIAVSVRNLIKGLHKTSFIVYPEGHNSYTEEIQPMQKGMIKLAFENKIPVVVVLKSGITGYQTKESGFVVAYKQIGSYDPTKFGTWEEFRDFLFETMSKEKKNLDASLYTGAQKESVLAS